The DNA window TGAAAAACGCCGTTGCGTCGCGCGAAATCCTCAGCGCTTGTCGGCTGCGGCCCGTTGCAGGCGGTCGCGCACCGCGTCCCAACCGGCATCGGCAGGCAGTGTCTGCGCCCAGATGGCCTTGAGCCCGGCGGCGTCCAGTTCCCGCAGTGCCGCGTAAAGCGCCTGGGCGTAAGCCTGGGCATCGGCCGGCATGGCCAGCCAGCGTGATTGGGGATTGGCGCCCGGTGCGCTCCGCGGCGCCAGCACCCCAATGCGCTGCGCACTCGGCCAGGCGGTGTCGAGCGCATCGGCTTGCAACAAGCGCAAGGGGGTGGCCGGGGCGTAGTGCGAAGCCAGGGCGCCGGGCACGCGCGGGGCCTCCGGCGCTGCGTCCGTTGCGTGCATAGCCATACCCGGCGCCATCCCCGCGCGCTGGGGTTGCAGTCGGGCGTCGAGGTGCGGGTCGGGCAACGCCAACAGGCTTTGCTCTGTGCAGCCCAGCACGGCCGCGATGGCCTGCGCCTCCACGCCGCCAGGCCGCAGGATGCGTGGCAAGCCGTCCATGGCTTGCAGGCGCGTGCAGTCGACGATGGTGCTTTCGATGCCCACGGCACAGGGGCCGCCGTCGAGCACCAGGGCCACGGCCGCGCCCAATTCGGCACGCACATGGGCCGCGGTCGTGGGGCTGATGCGGCCGAAACGGTTGGCCGAAGGCGCGGCCAAGCCACCCTGCCCGCCCTGGAACAAAGCCAGCACGGCCTGAGCCACGGGGTGGTCGGGGCAGCGCAGGGCAATGGTGTCTTGGCCGCCGGCGCAGGCCTCGGCGACGCCTGCGCGGCGCGGCAGGACCAGCGTCAGCGGGCCGGGCCAGAAGGCGGCGATGAGATTGCGCGCCGCATCGGGCAGTTCGGCCGCCCAGCGCAAGGGGTCGGCGTCGCGGTGCAGGTGGACGATGACCGGATGATTCGCCGGTCGGCCCTTGGCGGCGTAGATCTTCGCCACGGCCTGCGGGTTGGCGGCGTCTGCGGCCAGGCCGTACACCGTCTCGGTGGGCAGGCCGACGAGTTCTCCGGCTTCGAGCAAGCGTGCGGCCTGGACGATCTCGCGGGAATGAACGGTGGCCTCCGTGACCCGCCGTGGCCCACGGCCTTCGGCTTGCATCAGAAGGGCTCCAGCCCGAGCACGCTGCAAGCCTGCAGTGCGGCCTGGGCGGCTTGTGCCGTTGTGGCTGCGGTGAAGGTGAGGTGGCCCATCTTGCGTGCGCGGCGCGGCTCGCGTTTGCCATAGAGATGCAGGTGCGCGCCGGGCAGGGCCAGCACACCGGCCCAGTCGGGCTCGCGCTGCTGGCCGGAGGGGTCGAACCAAACATCGCCCAGCAAGTTGAGCATGACGGCGGGGCTGTGCTGGCGCGGCGCGACCAATGGGGCGCCGACGAGGGCGCGCACTTGCAGGTCGAATTGCGAGACGTCGCAAGAGTCCAGCGTGTGATGGCCGGAGTTGTGCGGGCGCGGCGCCATTTCGTTGGCCACCAGGCTGCCGTCGTCGAGCACGAAAAATTCCACGCACAACACGCCCACGTAGTCCAGCCCCCGGGCGATGGCCTGGGCGGCCTGCACCGCGCGCTGCGCCAGGGCGGGTTCCAAGGCGGAAGGCGGCGCGAAGCTGGCGAACAGAATGCCGTCGCGGTGCAGGTTCTGCTGCGGCGGCAGGTGGACGATCTGGCCATCCCGCCCACGGGCCAGGATGACGGACAGCTCCTGGCGCAGGTCGAGCT is part of the Thiomonas sp. X19 genome and encodes:
- a CDS encoding L-threonylcarbamoyladenylate synthase — its product is MQAEGRGPRRVTEATVHSREIVQAARLLEAGELVGLPTETVYGLAADAANPQAVAKIYAAKGRPANHPVIVHLHRDADPLRWAAELPDAARNLIAAFWPGPLTLVLPRRAGVAEACAGGQDTIALRCPDHPVAQAVLALFQGGQGGLAAPSANRFGRISPTTAAHVRAELGAAVALVLDGGPCAVGIESTIVDCTRLQAMDGLPRILRPGGVEAQAIAAVLGCTEQSLLALPDPHLDARLQPQRAGMAPGMAMHATDAAPEAPRVPGALASHYAPATPLRLLQADALDTAWPSAQRIGVLAPRSAPGANPQSRWLAMPADAQAYAQALYAALRELDAAGLKAIWAQTLPADAGWDAVRDRLQRAAADKR
- a CDS encoding 5-(carboxyamino)imidazole ribonucleotide synthase, with the protein product MTAHPTDFIAPGATLGVLGGGQLGRMFAQAAQAAGYTVAVLEPDAHAPAAQVTPNHVRASYDDADALHQLARITAAVTIEFENVPAATLDWLDAHVQLAPHAPAVAVCQDRSAEKALFTRLGVACAPHAVIASEADARTAHIESLLPGILKTARLGYDGKGQMTVASAADLPAAWRALGGVTCVLERKLDLRQELSVILARGRDGQIVHLPPQQNLHRDGILFASFAPPSALEPALAQRAVQAAQAIARGLDYVGVLCVEFFVLDDGSLVANEMAPRPHNSGHHTLDSCDVSQFDLQVRALVGAPLVAPRQHSPAVMLNLLGDVWFDPSGQQREPDWAGVLALPGAHLHLYGKREPRRARKMGHLTFTAATTAQAAQAALQACSVLGLEPF